Proteins encoded within one genomic window of Alcanivorax sp. REN37:
- a CDS encoding peptidylprolyl isomerase, producing MKIDAPLRRLGLLTLLALWTGVASAAMEVLDRIAAVVDDSVIMESELDARVDELARQMIADRRSLPPRDVVRPQVLERMIVERLQMDMATRAGIRVDDGSLNQTLTGIARQNDMNLEQFADAIREDGIDWGSFREQIRTEMVLNQLHQRQVARRVRVTDREVERFIDSEMGKQLFESEFHLGHILVSLPDEASPTQLERARKRAEEVVQKLRDGADFSEMAVSYSDGPNALEGGDLGWRPAAQLPSLFADAALTLEEGAVTEPLRAGNGFHILKMFGKRGEAVQIVSQTHVRHILIRSTALRSGAQAERLAEQLHDRVAAGEDFAALAREYSDDPGSARSGGDLGWVSPGEMVPEFEDMYGSLSQGQLSPVFQSEFGWHFLEVLGTRKADMSDEYRVLRARQALQQRRYEEELQQWLREARNEAYVDIRI from the coding sequence ATGAAGATTGATGCCCCACTGCGCAGGCTTGGCCTGCTCACCCTGCTGGCCCTGTGGACTGGCGTTGCCAGCGCAGCCATGGAAGTGCTGGACCGTATCGCTGCGGTGGTGGACGACAGCGTGATCATGGAAAGCGAGCTGGACGCGCGCGTCGATGAGCTGGCCCGGCAGATGATTGCCGACCGCCGCAGCTTGCCACCGCGTGACGTGGTACGCCCGCAGGTGCTGGAGCGCATGATCGTCGAGCGTCTGCAGATGGACATGGCCACCCGCGCCGGCATCCGCGTCGATGATGGTTCGCTGAACCAGACCCTGACCGGCATCGCGCGCCAGAACGACATGAACTTGGAACAGTTCGCCGACGCCATCCGTGAAGACGGCATCGACTGGGGCTCGTTCCGCGAGCAGATCCGTACCGAAATGGTGCTCAACCAGCTGCACCAGCGCCAAGTGGCACGTCGGGTGCGGGTCACCGACCGTGAAGTGGAACGCTTCATTGATTCGGAAATGGGCAAGCAGCTGTTCGAATCGGAATTCCACCTCGGCCACATTTTGGTGTCGCTGCCGGACGAAGCCTCGCCGACGCAACTGGAGCGCGCCCGCAAACGCGCCGAAGAGGTGGTGCAGAAGCTGCGCGATGGCGCTGATTTCAGTGAAATGGCGGTGAGCTACTCAGACGGCCCCAACGCCCTTGAAGGCGGCGATCTGGGCTGGCGACCGGCGGCACAATTGCCATCGCTGTTCGCCGATGCAGCCTTGACGCTGGAAGAAGGTGCGGTCACCGAACCGCTGCGCGCCGGCAACGGTTTCCACATCCTGAAAATGTTTGGCAAGCGCGGCGAAGCGGTGCAGATTGTGTCGCAGACCCACGTGCGTCATATCCTGATCCGCTCCACCGCGCTGCGCTCCGGTGCCCAAGCGGAACGCCTCGCTGAACAGCTGCACGACCGTGTTGCCGCCGGTGAAGACTTCGCTGCGCTGGCGCGCGAATACTCTGATGATCCCGGCAGTGCCCGCTCCGGCGGTGACCTCGGTTGGGTGTCGCCGGGTGAGATGGTGCCGGAGTTCGAAGACATGTACGGCAGCCTGTCCCAAGGCCAGCTGTCGCCGGTGTTCCAGAGCGAATTCGGCTGGCACTTCCTCGAAGTGCTGGGCACCCGCAAAGCCGACATGAGCGACGAATACCGCGTGCTGCGGGCGCGCCAGGCGCTGCAACAACGCCGCTACGAGGAAGAGCTGCAGCAGTGGCTGCGCGAAGCCCGTAACGAAGCCTACGTCGACATCCGCATCTAA